In Spea bombifrons isolate aSpeBom1 chromosome 12, aSpeBom1.2.pri, whole genome shotgun sequence, the following proteins share a genomic window:
- the H6PD gene encoding GDH/6PGL endoplasmic bifunctional protein produces MLQRALCCLFLFGTVAVISAGGKGHISVVLLGATGDLAKKYLWQGIFHLYINEVYKGHSFTFYGAALTPPEKGEELLFNILTSLSCPVDLEPDRCVLLKDQFLKLSSYRQLKTAEHYTALHQDIQRSLSDEGIHEAGRLFYLSVPPFAYADIAQNINGSCRPLPGAWLRVVLEKPFGRDYGSAKKLADDLQTVFREEEIYRVDHYLGKQTVEQILPFRLHNQKHLDLIWNRHHVERVEIVLKETLDAKGRISFYEEYGVIRDVLQNHLTEILTSVAMEVPHNLTNSDDILRAKLDVLESLDRMDQNRAVVGQYQNYLSQVKEEMETKPNYFTSTPTFAAVLVYINNMRWEGVPFLLVSGKALEERSSYVRVVFKDNVFCVQKGENQDPLKDACKPKQIIFHIGHGELGFPAVLVSKGLFKPKLMPSKWQKASELPSTSVFGQPLSDYYVYRPIQDRDAYTILISNIYYGRKGSFITTKNLLASWKFWTPLLESLEQESPRVYPEGSEYGQLLDFAIEDGSLHFVTDEHLEILDVAEKINKFGSPRSTFLGNPMVSDWAEQLIQKLSQDIQAEAKLAIKRSGAFHLALSGGSSPLALFQRLSRHLHGFPWKNTHLWLVDERCVPFSDPESNFGNLEKHLLQHVRLPYVNIHPMPILRNQRLCAEEDMGNQTYAEDISALVGNTSFDFILLGLGNDGHTASIFPGNEEGIKGDSLVLFTESPSRPHQRMSLSLALINKAHKVAVLVLGKGKHDIITLISRAESNPKKWPIQGVKPTSGQLVWYVDYDALLK; encoded by the exons ATGTTGCAAAGAGCCCTCTGCTGCCTCTTCCTCTTTGGGACTGTCGCTGTTATCAGTGCCGGAGGCAAAGGACATATATCTGTTGTACTCTTGGGGGCTACAGGTGACCTGGCTAAGAAGTACCTATGGCAGGGGATTTTCCATCTATACATAAATGAAGTGTATAAAGGGCACAGCTTCACTTTTTATGGGGCTGCTTTGACTCCCCCGGAGAAAGGTGAGGAGCTACTGTTCAATATTCTGACGTCTCTTAGTTGCCCGGTTGATTTGGAACCCGACAGATGTGTCTTGCTGAAAGATCAGTTTCTGAagctaagcagctacagacaaCTGAAGACAGCAGAACATTACACGGCTCTTCACCAAGATATCCAGCGGTCTCTATCCGACGAAGGGATACATGAAGCAGGAAGATTGTTCTACTTGTCCGTGCCACCTTTTGCGTATGCCGACATCGCCCAAAATATCAATGGCAGCTGCCGGCCTCTTCCAGGAGCATGGCTGCGAGTAGTGCTGGAGAAACCCTTTGGAAGGGACTACGGGTCTGCAAAGAAGTTGGCCGATGATCTTCAAACCGTTTTCCGTGAGGAGGAGATCTACAGGGTTGACCATTATCTTGGAAAACAG ACTGTCGAGCAAATTCTTCCTTTCCGACTTCACAACCAAAAGCATCTTGACCTGATCTGGAATCGGCACCATGTGGAGAGAGTAGAGATTGTTTTGAAGGAGACACTGGATGCAAAAG GACGAATCAGCTTCTACGAGGAATATGGCGTCATTCGTGATGTCCTTCAGAACCATCTGACTGAAATCCTTACTTCCGTTGCAATGGAGGTGCCTCACAACCTCACCAACTCTGATGATATTCTTAGGGCAAAGCTGGATGTACTGGAATCTTTGGACAGAATGGACCAGAACAGGGCTGTAGTTGGTCAGTACCAGAACTACCTGTCACAGGTGAAGGAAGAAATGGAAACCAAACCAAATTATTTCACCAGTACACCAACCTTTGCAG CTGTGTTGGtctatattaataatatgcGATGGGAAGGGGTACCATTCCTTTTAGTATCTGGTAAAGCTCTGGAGGAGAGGAGCTCATATGTGCGAGTTGTATTTAAAgacaatgtattttgtgttcAAAAAGGAGAAAACCAAGATCCCCTGAAGGACGCTTGTAAACCAAAGCAAATTATTTTCCATATCGGACATGGAGAGCTTGGGTTTCCTGCTGTCCTAGTGAGTAAAGGTCTTTTCAAACCAAAACTAATGCCCAGCAAATGGCAAAAGGCTTCTGAACTTCCATCCACCAGTGTGTTTGGACAACCGCTCTCTGATTACTACGTATACCGTCCTATTCAAGACAGGGATGCCTATACCATTCTTATATCCAACATATACTATGGAAGAAAAGGCTCATTCATCACAACCAAAAATCTGTTGGCTTCCTGGAAATTCTGGACTCCCCTTCTAGAGAGTCTGGAACAGGAATCGCCAAGAGTGTACCCAGAAGGCTCAGAGTACGGTCAGTTGCTCGATTTTGCTATAGAAGACGGTAGTCTGCACTTTGTTACAGATGAACACCTGGAGATCTTGGACGTGGCAGAGAAGATTAACAAATTTGGCTCCCCTCGATCTACTTTCCTTGGCAATCCTATGGTATCAGACTGGGCCGAGCAGCTTATACAGAAGCTATCGCAAGACATACAAGCTGAGGCTAAATTAGCCATAAAACGTTCAGGCGCCTTTCACTTGGCTTTGTCAGGTGGTTCCAGCCCTTTAGCTTTGTTTCAGAGGTTGTCCAGACACCTCCATGGTTTCCCATGGAAGAACACCCACTTGTGGTTGGTTGATGAGCGCTGTGTACCATTCTCTGATCCAGAATCAAACTTTGGAAACCTTGAAAAGCATCTTCTGCAGCATGTAAGGTTGCCCTATGTAAATATTCACCCAATGCCAATTCTTAGGAATCAGCGTCTCTGTGCTGAAGAAGACATGGGCAACCAAACGTATGCTGAGGATATCTCCGCTCTTGTAGGGAATACCAGCTTTGACTTTATACTGCTAGGCTTGGGTAATGATGGCCATACAGCTTCGATATTTCCTGGTAATGAGGAAGGCATTAAAGGAGACTCTCTTGTCTTGTTTACAGAAAGCCCTTCCAGACCTCACCAAAGGATGAGTCTCAGTCTAGCGCTCATCAATAAAGCCCATAAAGTTGCTGTCTTGGTACTGGGAAAAGGAAAGCATGACATTATTACGCTAATCAGCAGAGCAGAGAGCAACCCCAAAAAGTGGCCCATTCAGGGGGTTAAGCCCACTTCTGGGCAGTTGGTCTGGTACGTAGATTATGATGCTCTGTTAAAGTGA